A region from the Methanofollis liminatans DSM 4140 genome encodes:
- the cofD gene encoding 2-phospho-L-lactate transferase: protein MLTFLSGGTGTPKLLRGMRNLVNDNEIAVVVNTAEDMWISGNHMSPDIDTVLYLFAGLLNTETWWGIRGDTFATHRFLEQFGEGEFIAVGDKDRAVHIARAHLLWNGATLTEATAAIAKTLGVEARVLPMTDAEVTTYVETDSGPMHFQEYWVGHRGEVDIGGVVRMGQANPQATPEVLAAIRGADAVILGPSNPVTSISPILECRGVREALQEKFVIAISPFIGDKPVSGPAAALMEAWGMEPSSAGTHALYKDFVDVFVQDVRDTCEVPGSLRLDTLMSNEKRAEALGWELMAIVRSVRKKRA, encoded by the coding sequence ATGCTTACTTTCCTTTCGGGCGGGACCGGCACACCCAAGCTCCTGCGGGGGATGCGCAACCTCGTAAACGACAACGAGATCGCCGTCGTCGTCAATACGGCCGAGGACATGTGGATCTCGGGCAACCACATGTCCCCTGACATCGACACGGTGCTCTACCTCTTTGCGGGCCTGCTCAACACCGAGACCTGGTGGGGGATCCGGGGCGACACCTTTGCGACCCATCGCTTCCTCGAACAGTTCGGCGAGGGCGAGTTCATCGCCGTCGGGGACAAGGACCGGGCCGTGCACATCGCGCGTGCGCACCTGCTCTGGAACGGCGCCACCCTCACGGAGGCGACGGCGGCGATTGCGAAAACCCTGGGCGTGGAGGCGCGGGTGCTCCCGATGACCGACGCCGAGGTGACGACCTACGTGGAGACCGACAGCGGACCGATGCACTTCCAGGAGTACTGGGTCGGCCACCGGGGCGAGGTGGACATCGGCGGCGTCGTCAGGATGGGGCAGGCGAACCCGCAGGCGACTCCCGAGGTGCTCGCGGCGATCCGGGGGGCGGACGCCGTTATACTTGGCCCGTCCAACCCGGTGACGAGCATCTCCCCGATCCTGGAGTGCAGGGGCGTGCGGGAGGCGTTGCAGGAGAAATTCGTCATCGCGATCTCGCCGTTCATCGGGGACAAACCGGTCTCCGGCCCGGCGGCCGCCCTGATGGAGGCGTGGGGGATGGAGCCCTCGTCCGCCGGGACCCATGCGCTCTACAAGGACTTCGTCGACGTCTTTGTCCAGGACGTGCGGGACACCTGCGAGGTGCCGGGCAGCCTCCGCCTCGACACCCTGATGTCGAACGAGAAGAGGGCCGAGGCCCTCGGATGGGAACTGATGGCGATCGTCAGGAGCGTCCGGAAAAAGAGAGCCTGA
- a CDS encoding MBL fold metallo-hydrolase translates to MDLTVLCDNVTITDRYFLGEPGISIHIRDGETTVLFDLGYSDVFLRNAMAMGIDLLRTDVVAFSHAHLDHTWGLMPLLAHRARAVIEGQEQIRPTFLAHPAIFRSVTAGGVPEIGMPVDRETLARQGEVLLSREPVWITDDLVFLGEIPRRFPFEGQGACGECNGAPDTVPDDTALAYCSKDGLVVITGCAHAGICSTIARAKEVCGESRIACVIGGFHLLDAAQEQIDATCRYFAGLDAGAVHPCHCTGFAATIALAGAANVRETGVGLRLSFSGRS, encoded by the coding sequence ATGGACCTCACCGTCCTCTGCGATAACGTGACCATCACCGACCGGTATTTTCTTGGAGAGCCCGGAATATCCATCCATATCAGGGACGGGGAGACGACGGTCCTCTTCGACCTCGGCTACTCAGACGTCTTCCTGCGAAACGCCATGGCGATGGGGATCGACCTCCTCAGGACCGACGTCGTCGCCTTCTCCCACGCCCACCTCGACCACACCTGGGGCCTTATGCCCCTGCTCGCCCACCGGGCCCGTGCCGTCATCGAGGGGCAGGAGCAGATCCGCCCGACCTTCCTCGCCCACCCGGCGATCTTCAGGAGCGTCACCGCGGGCGGCGTCCCTGAGATCGGGATGCCGGTGGACAGGGAGACCCTGGCGAGACAGGGCGAGGTGCTCCTCTCCCGCGAGCCCGTCTGGATCACCGACGACCTGGTCTTCCTGGGCGAGATCCCGCGGCGCTTCCCCTTCGAGGGGCAGGGGGCCTGCGGGGAGTGCAACGGCGCACCCGACACCGTGCCCGACGACACCGCCCTCGCCTACTGCTCAAAAGACGGTCTGGTGGTGATCACCGGGTGCGCCCACGCCGGCATCTGCTCGACGATCGCCCGTGCAAAAGAGGTCTGCGGCGAGAGCAGGATCGCCTGCGTCATCGGCGGGTTCCACCTCCTCGACGCCGCACAGGAACAGATAGATGCGACCTGCCGCTACTTCGCCGGCCTCGACGCCGGGGCCGTCCACCCCTGCCACTGCACCGGCTTTGCCGCCACGATCGCCCTTGCCGGGGCGGCAAACGTCCGCGAGACCGGCGTCGGGCTCAGGCTCTCTTTTTCCGGACGCTCCTGA
- a CDS encoding cation diffusion facilitator family transporter, whose amino-acid sequence MAGHRTGDRAALTAAVALTAAVMLLEVAGGYVSGSLALLSDAGHMLRDVLALLLSLGAVIIAERLPTKTRTFGYHRVEVLVAFVNGLLLIVLAGAILWEAAQRLSAPVAVGGTVMGAVGAVGLAANIAVAYILHGRDDLNVRSAFLHVLGDTLSSVAVIAAALWIALTGQTFVDPLLSGAIAVVILASSYPLLRETVAVLLQYTPSGLDFDEVVRAIEGVDGVKNVHNVHLWSLCSHINILDAHVVTCASDCAATGAIKREIRRRLLAFDVKYSTLEFETEPCPGCGELCRIEAD is encoded by the coding sequence ATGGCAGGTCACAGGACCGGCGACCGGGCCGCCCTGACGGCGGCGGTGGCGCTGACGGCTGCGGTGATGCTCCTCGAGGTGGCCGGGGGATACGTTTCCGGCTCCCTTGCTCTCCTCTCCGATGCCGGGCACATGCTCAGGGACGTCCTCGCCCTCCTCCTCTCCCTCGGTGCGGTGATCATCGCCGAGCGCCTGCCCACGAAGACCAGGACCTTCGGCTACCACCGCGTCGAGGTGCTCGTCGCCTTCGTCAACGGCCTCCTCCTGATCGTCCTTGCCGGGGCGATCCTCTGGGAGGCGGCGCAGCGCCTCTCCGCCCCGGTCGCCGTCGGCGGGACGGTGATGGGGGCGGTCGGGGCGGTCGGCCTTGCCGCCAACATCGCCGTCGCGTATATCCTCCACGGGCGCGACGACCTCAACGTGCGCAGCGCCTTTCTCCATGTCCTCGGCGACACCCTCTCCTCGGTGGCGGTGATCGCCGCCGCCCTCTGGATCGCCCTCACCGGCCAGACCTTCGTCGATCCCCTCCTCTCGGGTGCGATCGCCGTCGTCATCCTCGCCTCGTCCTATCCCCTCCTGCGCGAGACGGTGGCCGTCCTCCTCCAGTACACGCCCTCCGGCCTGGACTTCGACGAGGTGGTCAGGGCGATCGAAGGGGTGGACGGCGTGAAAAACGTCCATAACGTCCATCTCTGGAGCCTCTGCTCCCATATCAACATCCTTGACGCCCACGTGGTGACCTGTGCATCCGACTGCGCGGCGACCGGGGCGATCAAACGGGAGATCAGGCGCCGGCTCCTCGCCTTCGACGTGAAGTACAGCACCCTGGAGTTCGAAACAGAACCCTGCCCAGGATGCGGGGAACTCTGCAGAATAGAGGCGGACTGA
- a CDS encoding putative zinc-binding protein → MAVETGCSCGCGGEGEGEGKKRIIFPCAGASNVGQLTNIAALELEDEGYGTFACTVKLAAGAAEMKEQCREADEIVVLDGCPNRCAATVAAAQGIEPDQAVVVSELGIETSHNFEISDEEIEIVLGAVWEGQGRGEKRAPHDHAGDCTCGCGRK, encoded by the coding sequence ATGGCCGTTGAGACAGGCTGCTCCTGCGGGTGCGGCGGCGAGGGCGAGGGCGAGGGGAAGAAGCGGATCATCTTCCCGTGCGCGGGCGCCTCGAACGTCGGGCAGCTCACCAATATCGCCGCCCTCGAACTCGAAGACGAAGGCTACGGGACGTTCGCCTGCACCGTAAAACTCGCCGCCGGCGCTGCGGAGATGAAAGAGCAGTGCAGAGAGGCGGACGAGATCGTCGTCCTGGACGGCTGCCCGAACCGGTGCGCCGCAACGGTCGCGGCGGCACAGGGGATCGAGCCCGACCAGGCGGTCGTCGTCAGCGAACTCGGGATCGAAACCTCCCACAATTTCGAGATCTCGGACGAGGAGATCGAGATCGTGCTCGGCGCCGTCTGGGAGGGGCAGGGCAGAGGAGAGAAGAGGGCGCCTCACGATCACGCCGGGGACTGCACCTGCGGGTGCGGCAGGAAATAA
- the ercA gene encoding alcohol dehydrogenase-like regulatory protein ErcA yields MLGESDHSLRKFVAPEFVFGAGASRLAGRYARNFGVHRVLLVSDPGVASCPWFDDICRSLDDAGISWAPFSGVSENPRSAEVMRGAEIYEAEECGGIVAVGGGSPMDCAKGIGIVSSNNQNILSFEGVDKVRMPGPPLICIPTTAGSAADVSQFAIINDEVQKRKIAIISKALVPDISLLDPLPLTTLPPEVTVNCGMDVLSHAIEAYVSNASSPVTDLHARKAIDLIVRSLPGAVERPDDIDARFATMMASLHAGLAFSNASLGAVHALAHALGGYLDLSHGLANALLLESVVAFNYAAAPDRYGEIGRIMQAPAGGGKKALVSRIRAFRSSLGIAGTIADAGCERSDIPSLAARAIADPCLATNPKDITLEDIGRIYEAAF; encoded by the coding sequence ATGTTGGGGGAATCGGACCACTCGCTCAGGAAATTTGTCGCGCCCGAGTTCGTCTTCGGTGCGGGGGCGTCGCGCCTCGCCGGACGGTATGCCCGGAACTTCGGGGTGCACCGCGTCCTTCTCGTGAGCGACCCGGGCGTCGCCTCCTGCCCCTGGTTCGATGATATCTGCAGGTCGCTGGACGACGCCGGGATCTCCTGGGCTCCCTTCTCCGGCGTATCCGAGAACCCGCGCTCTGCAGAGGTGATGCGGGGGGCGGAGATCTACGAGGCCGAAGAGTGCGGCGGCATCGTCGCCGTCGGCGGCGGGAGCCCGATGGACTGCGCAAAAGGGATCGGGATCGTCTCTTCCAACAACCAGAACATCCTCTCGTTCGAGGGCGTCGATAAGGTCAGGATGCCCGGTCCTCCGCTCATCTGCATCCCGACGACGGCAGGAAGCGCCGCCGACGTCTCGCAGTTTGCGATCATCAACGACGAGGTGCAGAAACGCAAGATCGCCATCATCAGCAAGGCGCTGGTCCCGGACATCTCTCTCCTCGACCCTCTGCCCCTGACCACCCTCCCCCCTGAGGTGACGGTGAACTGCGGCATGGACGTGCTCAGCCATGCGATCGAGGCCTATGTCTCCAATGCCAGTTCCCCGGTGACCGATCTCCATGCCAGGAAGGCGATCGACCTCATCGTCCGCTCCCTTCCCGGCGCTGTGGAACGCCCGGACGATATCGACGCCCGCTTCGCCACCATGATGGCCTCGCTCCATGCGGGCCTGGCGTTCTCCAATGCCAGTCTCGGCGCCGTCCACGCCCTGGCGCACGCCCTCGGCGGGTATCTCGATCTCTCCCATGGACTGGCGAACGCCCTTCTTCTGGAATCGGTGGTTGCGTTCAACTACGCCGCGGCGCCGGATCGCTACGGCGAGATCGGCCGGATCATGCAGGCGCCTGCGGGCGGCGGGAAAAAGGCGCTCGTCTCCAGGATCAGGGCGTTTCGGTCCTCGCTCGGGATCGCCGGGACGATCGCCGACGCCGGCTGCGAGCGCTCGGACATACCGTCGCTTGCCGCCAGGGCGATCGCCGACCCCTGTCTGGCGACGAACCCGAAGGACATAACGCTCGAAGATATCGGCAGGATCTATGAAGCGGCGTTCTGA
- a CDS encoding PAS domain S-box protein: protein MKRRSELPDREALRERIIGLGERSVHKSYYPELQERMGDLERFRALLDQSHDAIFLIDAVAGVVVDASRSAWEQSGFTRSAVVGAYFLDLIVPADRGRIYAFMDSSAREKKMPGPLVTSLLRSTGDPIPVEITLKLVRFSGNLYAVAVARDITERQEAERELRIKESAIESSTDGILILDLEGRIIYANRAAGEIFGCASPGALTGHAFQAFLTDPDGALSVLRPLALGPSLHGELQGQRLDGSVFDLYVSGSRVKDEKDRLLCLMLICRDISDQKAVEEMKRRAYEQLERNIEQFAVLGDHIRNPLQGIVGLAAMMDDPAAGQILRLSYLIDDIITRLDRGWVDSENVRQFLRRRENFGR from the coding sequence ATGAAGCGGCGTTCTGAACTCCCTGACCGCGAGGCGTTGAGGGAACGGATCATCGGGCTTGGCGAGCGGTCGGTTCACAAGAGTTATTATCCCGAACTTCAGGAGCGGATGGGCGATCTCGAACGGTTCAGGGCGCTGCTCGACCAGAGCCACGACGCCATTTTCCTGATCGACGCCGTCGCCGGCGTGGTGGTGGATGCCAGCAGGTCTGCATGGGAGCAGTCGGGTTTTACGAGGTCGGCCGTTGTCGGCGCATATTTCCTCGACCTGATCGTGCCGGCCGATCGCGGCCGCATCTACGCCTTCATGGACAGCAGCGCGAGAGAGAAAAAGATGCCCGGGCCGCTGGTCACCTCACTGCTCAGATCGACCGGGGACCCGATCCCGGTGGAGATCACCCTGAAACTGGTCAGGTTCAGCGGGAACCTCTATGCCGTCGCCGTGGCGCGGGACATCACCGAGCGCCAGGAGGCCGAGCGCGAGCTGCGGATCAAGGAGAGCGCTATCGAGTCATCGACCGACGGGATTCTGATCCTGGATCTGGAGGGACGGATCATCTATGCCAACCGCGCCGCCGGCGAGATCTTCGGATGCGCATCTCCCGGGGCGCTGACCGGCCACGCATTCCAGGCGTTTCTGACAGACCCCGACGGGGCGCTTTCCGTCCTGAGGCCGCTTGCCCTCGGGCCGTCGCTCCACGGCGAGCTCCAGGGGCAGAGGCTCGACGGGTCGGTCTTCGATCTCTATGTTTCGGGCTCCCGGGTGAAGGACGAAAAAGACCGCCTGCTCTGCCTGATGCTCATCTGCCGGGACATCAGCGACCAGAAGGCCGTAGAGGAGATGAAACGCAGGGCCTACGAGCAGCTGGAGCGAAATATCGAGCAGTTCGCCGTCCTCGGCGACCATATCAGAAACCCGCTGCAGGGGATCGTCGGGCTTGCGGCGATGATGGACGATCCCGCGGCCGGGCAGATCCTGCGGTTGTCCTACCTGATCGACGATATCATCACCCGCCTCGACCGCGGCTGGGTGGACTCGGAGAACGTCAGGCAGTTCCTGCGGCGCCGGGAGAATTTCGGCAGGTGA
- the aspS gene encoding aspartate--tRNA(Asn) ligase has protein sequence MRIPICEVTPDSERAEVAGWVHEVRDLGGLTFFLIRDRTGIIQVTIVKKKAPAAVLEAAKAVSRESVVRVAGTVKAIDKAPGGRELTPETFEIVAPCASPLPLDVVEKVPADLDTRLDARFLDVRKPRVAAVFKVRSTVTTAAYEFFTQRGFYNITSPKIVAAATEGGTELFPIAYFEKEAFLNQSPQLYKQMMMAAGFEKVFEIGPIFRAEEHNTVRHLNEATSIDIEVSFADHNDVMKTLEDLVAFQYAAVADRCADAIADLGIEFEVPKTPFPRLPYAEAIEIAARKIEEPIAYGDDLSTPAERAIGEEMGEHYFVVDWPSAIRPYYAMPYENDPSISKSFDMMHPRMELSSGAQRVHQHDLLVRQIEAKGLNPDSFEFYLQPFAYGMPPHAGWGLGMERLVMTMLGLQNIREAVLFPRDRHRVVP, from the coding sequence ATGCGCATTCCAATCTGTGAGGTTACCCCCGATAGCGAGCGTGCCGAAGTCGCCGGCTGGGTCCATGAGGTCCGCGACCTTGGCGGTCTCACCTTCTTTTTGATCCGCGACCGGACCGGGATCATCCAGGTCACCATCGTCAAGAAGAAGGCCCCGGCTGCGGTTCTTGAAGCCGCAAAGGCGGTTTCGAGAGAGTCGGTCGTCCGGGTCGCCGGGACCGTGAAGGCGATCGACAAGGCGCCGGGCGGCCGCGAGCTCACCCCGGAAACCTTCGAGATCGTCGCCCCGTGCGCAAGCCCGCTCCCCCTCGACGTGGTCGAGAAGGTGCCGGCCGACCTCGACACCCGTCTCGACGCCCGGTTCCTCGACGTAAGAAAGCCCCGCGTGGCGGCGGTCTTCAAGGTCAGGAGCACGGTCACCACCGCCGCCTACGAGTTTTTCACGCAGCGCGGCTTCTATAACATCACCTCCCCGAAGATCGTCGCCGCCGCCACCGAAGGCGGGACCGAACTCTTCCCGATCGCCTACTTCGAGAAGGAGGCGTTTCTCAACCAGAGCCCGCAGCTCTACAAGCAGATGATGATGGCCGCCGGGTTCGAGAAGGTCTTCGAGATCGGGCCGATCTTCCGGGCCGAGGAGCACAACACCGTCAGGCACCTGAACGAGGCGACTTCGATCGATATCGAGGTCTCGTTCGCCGACCACAACGATGTGATGAAGACCCTGGAGGACCTTGTCGCCTTCCAGTATGCCGCCGTCGCCGACCGTTGCGCCGACGCCATCGCCGATCTCGGCATCGAGTTCGAGGTCCCGAAGACGCCCTTCCCGCGGCTGCCCTACGCCGAGGCGATCGAGATCGCCGCACGGAAGATCGAGGAGCCGATCGCCTACGGCGACGACCTCTCCACCCCGGCGGAGCGGGCGATCGGCGAGGAGATGGGGGAGCATTACTTCGTCGTCGACTGGCCGAGTGCGATCAGGCCGTACTACGCGATGCCGTACGAGAACGACCCCTCGATCAGCAAGTCCTTCGATATGATGCACCCGAGGATGGAGCTCTCCTCGGGCGCCCAGCGCGTCCACCAGCACGACCTCCTGGTCAGGCAGATCGAGGCGAAGGGGCTGAACCCGGATAGTTTCGAGTTCTACCTCCAGCCGTTTGCGTACGGCATGCCGCCGCACGCCGGCTGGGGCCTCGGGATGGAGCGCCTCGTCATGACGATGCTCGGCCTCCAGAACATCAGGGAAGCCGTGCTCTTCCCGCGTGACCGGCACAGAGTCGTCCCATGA
- a CDS encoding methionine synthase codes for MTVITRLLPTTVVGSYPVVKAGGLKGLLDPLHGAVETAVADQIKAGIDIISDGQVRGDMITAFVSRLPGIRAQKVIGRVEAPERPLTVTDTKYALSRHPKVKGIVTGPSTLAHGLRIETPLYRGRDELVLDLAQALASEARALEEAGVAMVQIDEPILSTGAADLVVGRQAVNMIASVLRIPSCMHVCGTIGEAIDDILKTQVSVLDFEFSENPENLEVLSEKDLKGRLIGYGCVASADPGVESVETIEKRIRKGVEIFGAENMLVDPDCGLRMLERDVAFGKLSNMVKAAASVRADL; via the coding sequence ATGACCGTCATCACCCGCCTCCTGCCGACGACCGTCGTCGGGAGCTATCCGGTCGTGAAGGCGGGCGGCCTCAAAGGCCTCCTCGACCCCCTCCACGGGGCGGTCGAGACCGCCGTCGCCGACCAGATAAAGGCCGGGATCGACATCATCTCAGACGGGCAGGTGCGCGGCGACATGATCACCGCCTTCGTCTCCCGTCTCCCGGGGATCAGGGCGCAGAAGGTGATCGGCCGCGTCGAAGCGCCCGAACGCCCGCTCACCGTCACCGATACGAAATACGCCCTCTCCAGGCACCCGAAGGTGAAGGGGATCGTCACCGGGCCCTCGACCCTTGCCCATGGATTGCGGATCGAGACCCCGCTCTATCGGGGGCGGGACGAACTGGTCCTGGACCTTGCGCAGGCCCTCGCCTCCGAGGCCAGGGCGCTCGAAGAGGCCGGCGTGGCGATGGTCCAGATCGACGAACCGATCCTCTCGACCGGCGCCGCCGACCTGGTGGTCGGGCGCCAGGCGGTGAACATGATCGCCTCGGTGCTCCGCATCCCATCGTGCATGCATGTCTGCGGCACGATCGGCGAGGCGATCGACGACATCCTCAAGACGCAGGTCTCGGTCCTGGACTTCGAGTTCTCGGAGAACCCTGAGAACCTCGAAGTGCTCTCCGAAAAGGACCTGAAAGGGCGGCTGATCGGGTACGGCTGCGTCGCCTCGGCCGATCCCGGTGTCGAGAGCGTGGAGACGATCGAAAAGCGGATCAGAAAAGGGGTCGAGATCTTCGGCGCCGAGAACATGCTCGTCGACCCCGACTGCGGGCTGCGGATGCTCGAGCGTGACGTCGCCTTCGGAAAGTTGTCCAATATGGTGAAGGCGGCCGCCTCTGTGCGGGCCGACCTGTAA